A DNA window from Haliovirga abyssi contains the following coding sequences:
- a CDS encoding alpha/beta hydrolase produces MKKIMKNIFIGFVLIINTVSCVDMERSVLFAGNSKNSDYNFSELKIPKDSWELVKMNYGNCDNYGLYVKGKNDVYKDKIVLFFHGNGGRIDKGTQIEMANFFYENGINFFAMEYRGYGQSSGFTTTEASTYEDAQYAYNYLLTIDSGKFKDGNIIIMGHSLGSAVAIDLATKENEKSLITMSAFTDFTNELKGFTSFDIPGSWISDAKYDNINKIDKINSNVLFIHGSNDKMVSPSNSKDLFNKARGTKKLMIVEGAGHDDIGEKLDDKTKAEIIKMVSDN; encoded by the coding sequence ATGAAAAAAATTATGAAAAATATTTTTATAGGCTTTGTATTAATAATAAATACAGTTTCATGTGTAGATATGGAAAGAAGCGTTTTATTTGCTGGGAATAGCAAAAATAGTGATTATAACTTTTCTGAATTAAAAATTCCAAAAGATAGTTGGGAACTTGTAAAAATGAATTATGGAAATTGTGATAATTATGGATTATATGTAAAAGGAAAAAATGATGTTTACAAAGATAAAATTGTTCTGTTTTTTCATGGAAATGGTGGGAGAATAGATAAAGGAACTCAAATAGAGATGGCAAATTTCTTTTATGAAAATGGAATTAATTTCTTTGCAATGGAATATAGAGGATATGGACAGTCATCAGGATTTACAACAACAGAAGCAAGTACATATGAAGATGCCCAGTATGCTTATAATTATTTATTAACAATAGATAGTGGTAAATTTAAAGATGGGAATATAATAATTATGGGTCATTCGCTTGGAAGTGCAGTGGCTATAGATTTAGCAACTAAAGAGAATGAAAAATCTCTTATTACTATGTCTGCATTTACAGATTTTACAAATGAATTAAAAGGATTCACAAGTTTTGATATACCAGGATCATGGATATCTGATGCCAAATATGACAATATTAATAAAATTGACAAAATAAACAGCAATGTACTATTCATTCATGGCTCTAATGATAAAATGGTATCACCGAGTAATTCAAAAGATCTATTTAATAAAGCTAGAGGGACTAAAAAGCTTATGATAGTCGAAGGTGCAGGACATGATGATATTGGAGAAAAATTAGATGATAAAACAAAAGCTGAGATTATAAAGATGGTTAGTGATAATTAG
- a CDS encoding SDR family oxidoreductase gives MNKTIFVTGSSSGIGKETVKYFQKKGWNVAATMRSPEKEKELNKLENVKLYKLDVTDNDSILSSITSAINDFGKIDVLLNNAGFGTNGIFEAATDEQIYRQFNVNVFGVMRVIKGILPHFKNNKSGTIVNISSMGGLVTIPLYSLYHSTKFAIEGFIESLQFELATFNIKLKLIEPGAIKTDFYSRSKEVLMNDNLSEYKNYFDKVTKNIDNAGNNGLPPIAVAKKIYKAVTDNSNRLRYSIGKEAPYLIALKRFIPNWIVFKLTKFVMEK, from the coding sequence ATGAATAAAACTATCTTTGTAACTGGCTCTTCTTCTGGTATAGGAAAAGAAACAGTTAAATATTTTCAAAAAAAAGGGTGGAATGTAGCTGCCACAATGAGAAGCCCTGAAAAAGAAAAAGAATTAAACAAATTAGAAAATGTAAAACTTTACAAACTTGATGTTACAGATAATGATTCTATTCTTAGTTCTATAACTTCTGCAATTAATGATTTTGGTAAAATTGATGTGTTACTAAATAACGCAGGATTTGGAACTAATGGAATATTTGAAGCAGCTACAGATGAACAAATATATAGACAATTTAATGTAAATGTATTTGGTGTAATGAGAGTTATAAAAGGAATTTTGCCACATTTTAAAAATAACAAAAGCGGAACTATTGTAAATATTTCATCAATGGGAGGATTGGTTACAATACCTTTATATTCGCTTTATCATTCTACAAAATTTGCAATTGAGGGATTTATAGAATCTCTACAATTTGAATTAGCTACTTTTAATATTAAATTAAAATTAATAGAGCCAGGTGCAATAAAAACAGATTTTTATTCTCGTTCTAAAGAGGTTTTAATGAATGATAATCTTAGCGAATATAAAAATTATTTTGATAAAGTTACTAAAAATATAGATAATGCGGGTAATAATGGATTGCCTCCAATTGCTGTAGCTAAAAAAATATATAAAGCTGTTACTGATAATAGTAATAGATTAAGATATTCAATTGGAAAAGAAGCTCCATATTTGATTGCACTTAAAAGGTTTATTCCTAACTGGATAGTTTTTAAATTGACGAAATTTGTTATGGAGAAGTGA
- a CDS encoding pseudouridine-5'-phosphate glycosidase → MLNIKKYLDVNEEVKKAIEEGKPVVALESTIISHGMPYPQNVETALKVEAVVRANGAIPATIAILNGRLKAGLTKDEIEYLGKAGENVTKASRRDIPFIIAKKMDGATTVASTMIISALAGIKVFATGGVGGVHRGAETTMDISADLEELANTDVAVICAGVKSILDIGLTLEYLETKGVPVVGVRTDELPAFYTRKSGFNVDYKIEEEKEVALAMKAKWDLGLKGGFIIANPIPEEYQMEYYTINEAIDKAVKEAKEKGIKGKESTPFLLSKIKDLTGGDSLASNIKLVYNNAKVAAKIAKEYSELG, encoded by the coding sequence ATGTTAAATATTAAAAAGTATTTAGATGTAAATGAAGAGGTAAAAAAAGCTATAGAAGAGGGGAAACCAGTAGTAGCGTTAGAATCAACTATTATATCACACGGAATGCCATATCCTCAAAATGTGGAAACAGCATTAAAAGTGGAAGCAGTAGTAAGAGCAAATGGAGCAATTCCAGCAACAATTGCAATTTTAAATGGAAGATTAAAAGCAGGATTAACAAAAGATGAAATTGAATATTTAGGAAAAGCAGGGGAAAATGTAACGAAAGCAAGTAGAAGAGATATACCATTTATAATAGCAAAAAAAATGGATGGAGCAACTACAGTAGCATCTACAATGATAATATCCGCACTTGCCGGAATAAAAGTTTTTGCAACAGGAGGAGTAGGCGGTGTGCATAGAGGAGCAGAAACAACTATGGATATATCAGCAGATTTGGAAGAATTAGCTAATACAGATGTTGCAGTAATTTGTGCAGGGGTAAAATCAATATTGGATATTGGATTAACTTTGGAATATTTAGAAACTAAAGGGGTGCCAGTTGTAGGAGTAAGAACAGATGAATTACCTGCATTTTATACAAGAAAAAGCGGATTTAATGTAGATTATAAAATAGAAGAGGAAAAAGAAGTAGCATTAGCAATGAAAGCTAAATGGGATTTAGGATTAAAAGGTGGATTTATAATAGCAAACCCAATTCCAGAAGAGTATCAAATGGAGTATTACACAATAAATGAAGCAATAGACAAAGCAGTAAAAGAAGCAAAAGAAAAAGGGATAAAAGGAAAAGAAAGCACTCCATTTTTATTATCTAAAATAAAAGATTTAACAGGTGGAGATAGTTTGGCTTCAAATATAAAATTAGTTTATAATAATGCAAAAGTTGCAGCAAAAATAGCAAAAGAATATTCTGAATTAGGATAG
- a CDS encoding PfkB family carbohydrate kinase → MTNRENQILEEIRKNPLISQKELAEKLGITRSGAAVHISNLIKKGYITGKGYIVRENPYVCVVGGANIDIYGFPFKKLIKNDSNPGAIKLALGGVGRNISENLVKLGIDTNLITVLGDDIYADNITEHSREVGIKIENSLIMKNSNSSTYLSILDENGNMDVAIAAMDIFENMNVEFIKTKDKIIKNSNLCVIDTNIPKETIEYIVKEFSGDTEFLLDTVSTSKAMKIKDIIGYFQIIKPNKIEAEILTGIKIKTDSDLKKAGDIFINKGVKTVIITLGEDGVYYQNEEKSGIFKTKKVKMVNASGAGDAFAAGLAYSHINSLDIYESVKFSAMASIVAISSEETINPKLSVEEIHKIERELER, encoded by the coding sequence ATGACAAATAGAGAGAATCAAATATTAGAAGAAATAAGAAAAAATCCTCTTATTTCTCAAAAAGAATTAGCTGAAAAATTAGGGATAACAAGGTCAGGAGCTGCAGTTCATATTAGTAATTTGATAAAAAAGGGTTATATTACAGGAAAAGGATATATTGTAAGAGAAAATCCATATGTTTGTGTAGTTGGCGGAGCAAATATTGATATTTATGGGTTTCCTTTTAAGAAATTAATAAAAAATGATTCTAATCCTGGCGCAATAAAATTGGCATTGGGAGGTGTTGGAAGAAATATATCAGAAAATTTAGTTAAATTAGGGATTGATACAAATTTAATAACAGTTTTAGGGGACGATATATACGCTGACAATATAACGGAACATTCTAGGGAAGTTGGGATAAAAATAGAGAATTCTTTGATAATGAAGAATAGTAATAGTTCTACATATTTGTCTATTTTAGATGAAAATGGAAATATGGATGTTGCAATTGCTGCAATGGATATTTTTGAAAATATGAATGTAGAGTTTATAAAAACAAAAGATAAAATAATTAAAAATTCTAATTTATGCGTTATAGACACAAACATACCAAAAGAAACAATCGAATATATAGTAAAAGAATTTAGCGGAGATACAGAATTTTTATTAGACACAGTATCTACTTCAAAAGCTATGAAAATAAAAGATATAATTGGATATTTTCAAATAATAAAGCCAAATAAAATAGAAGCAGAAATACTTACAGGGATAAAAATAAAAACAGATTCAGATTTGAAAAAAGCAGGGGATATTTTTATAAATAAAGGAGTAAAAACAGTAATAATAACATTAGGAGAAGATGGGGTTTATTATCAAAATGAAGAAAAAAGTGGTATATTCAAAACTAAAAAAGTAAAAATGGTAAATGCAAGTGGAGCAGGAGATGCTTTTGCAGCAGGACTGGCGTATTCGCATATAAATTCATTGGATATATATGAAAGCGTAAAATTTAGCGCAATGGCAAGTATTGTAGCAATTTCAAGTGAAGAAACAATAAATCCTAAGCTATCAGTAGAGGAGATACATAAAATTGAAAGAGAACTAGAGCGTTAG
- the tsaD gene encoding tRNA (adenosine(37)-N6)-threonylcarbamoyltransferase complex transferase subunit TsaD, with translation MRILGIETSCDETSIAVVEDGKKIFSNIISSQIDIHKEYGGVVPEIASRHHIKNIMAVLKEALDESNFELKDMDYLAVTYAPGLIGALLVGVSVAKGLSYGSGIPLIPVHHIKGHIYSNFIEQDIELPAIVLVVSGGHTNIVYMDEEYKFESLGGTIDDAVGEAYDKVARVLGLQYPGGPKIDKLYYEGNSKFLKITKPKVPGEYDFSFSGVKTFVINYLNKMKMQKKEVIIEDIAASFQETVVDILVEKTIKAAKEKNVKNILLAGGVAANSLLRKEMKEAGEKNGMEVYYPSLKLCTDNGAMIAAAAYYEVKYRGIEMAKLNLNGIANRELD, from the coding sequence ATGAGAATACTAGGTATAGAAACGTCTTGTGATGAGACATCAATTGCAGTAGTAGAAGATGGGAAAAAGATTTTTTCAAATATAATATCTTCTCAAATAGATATACATAAAGAATATGGCGGAGTTGTGCCAGAAATAGCTTCTAGGCATCACATAAAAAATATTATGGCGGTACTAAAAGAAGCGTTGGATGAATCAAATTTTGAATTAAAGGATATGGATTATTTGGCAGTAACTTATGCACCTGGACTTATAGGGGCTCTTTTAGTAGGAGTTTCTGTGGCAAAAGGGTTAAGTTATGGGAGTGGGATACCATTAATACCAGTACATCACATAAAAGGGCATATTTATTCAAATTTTATAGAGCAAGATATTGAGCTGCCAGCAATAGTGTTAGTAGTTTCAGGTGGACATACAAATATAGTTTATATGGATGAAGAGTATAAATTTGAATCTTTAGGTGGAACAATAGATGATGCAGTGGGAGAAGCTTATGATAAAGTAGCAAGAGTATTAGGGTTGCAATATCCTGGTGGACCAAAAATAGATAAATTATATTATGAAGGGAATTCAAAATTTTTAAAAATAACAAAACCAAAAGTTCCAGGTGAATATGATTTTAGTTTTAGTGGAGTAAAAACATTTGTAATAAATTATTTGAATAAAATGAAAATGCAAAAAAAAGAGGTTATAATAGAAGATATAGCTGCAAGTTTTCAAGAGACAGTTGTAGATATTTTAGTAGAAAAAACAATAAAAGCGGCAAAAGAAAAAAATGTGAAAAATATATTATTAGCAGGAGGAGTAGCTGCGAACTCATTGCTTAGAAAAGAGATGAAAGAAGCAGGAGAAAAAAATGGAATGGAAGTATATTATCCCTCGTTAAAACTATGTACAGATAATGGGGCGATGATAGCAGCAGCAGCGTATTATGAAGTGAAATATAGAGGGATAGAGATGGCTAAATTAAATTTAAATGGAATTGCTAATAGAGAATTAGATTAG
- a CDS encoding DMT family transporter, translating into MGYLAIFFTILFFSTIEVVSKIIGNDIDPIYLAFLRFFLSGIVLISFDFKKIKKIKKNDFIKLTLLGILGVTISLGAFHLSLKYIDAARGAVIFSLNPIFSTIFAWLILKEKMNTKIGIGIFIGFIGAYIVCFGFDLINFKSLTGPLLMLISATSFGAYIVLAKKYIKLYGPFFTTGFVFFTGSLWYLPFIKSYNILNFSKNIGYIAYLIILGTGVAYVFYFYGLRKIPVSAGSSMFYLKPVLASIFAYYILKENFKVSFFTGIILIIIGMSIILIPERKFLFKKNINKGESK; encoded by the coding sequence ATGGGATATTTAGCAATATTTTTTACAATTTTATTTTTCAGTACAATAGAAGTTGTGTCGAAAATAATAGGTAATGACATAGACCCTATATATTTAGCTTTTTTGAGATTTTTTTTAAGTGGAATTGTATTAATTTCATTTGATTTCAAAAAAATAAAGAAAATAAAAAAGAATGATTTTATAAAATTGACATTACTTGGGATTTTAGGTGTAACCATATCTCTTGGAGCTTTTCATTTGAGTCTAAAATATATAGATGCAGCTAGAGGAGCTGTTATATTTAGCTTAAATCCAATTTTTTCTACAATATTTGCATGGCTAATATTAAAAGAAAAAATGAATACAAAAATAGGAATAGGAATTTTTATTGGATTTATAGGAGCGTATATAGTTTGTTTTGGATTTGATTTAATTAATTTTAAGAGTTTAACAGGGCCTCTTTTAATGCTAATTTCTGCTACATCTTTTGGAGCATATATAGTTTTAGCTAAAAAATATATAAAATTATATGGACCGTTTTTTACAACAGGTTTTGTATTTTTCACAGGTTCATTATGGTATTTGCCATTTATAAAAAGTTATAATATCTTAAATTTTTCAAAAAATATAGGTTATATAGCATATCTTATAATTTTAGGAACTGGAGTTGCATATGTTTTTTATTTTTATGGCTTAAGAAAAATTCCAGTATCTGCAGGGTCTTCAATGTTTTATTTGAAGCCGGTTTTGGCATCTATATTTGCGTATTATATATTAAAAGAAAATTTTAAAGTTAGTTTTTTTACAGGAATAATATTAATAATAATTGGAATGAGTATAATTTTAATTCCAGAAAGAAAATTTTTATTTAAAAAGAACATAAATAAAGGAGAATCAAAATGA
- a CDS encoding hydrogenase large subunit, with product MNNKFINIKNGEKINLENITIMEFKDFYNEMLELSEKNAKIVQYFGFKDENKKIKLVAILRTEKLWLGITEAPNKYESLTNKIPQLNMFERELAEQFGIEIINHPWMKSLRYHKNYTGKKDAFKNDYKEVIPGNYPFYEVEGEEIHQVAVGPIHAGVIEPGHFRFNCIGEKVLHLEIQHGYQHRGVEKQLLKASMKKLPLIIESVAGDTTIGNSIAFSEAIESLADIKLDKNQLLIRGIALELERIANHVGDLGALSGDVAFLPPAAYYGRMRGDFLNILLDICGNRFGKGLIRAKKARFEISESQKNDYLKRLEQLKKETIHVGDMIFAQAGVVGRFEDTGKVNKETAEQLGMVGFTARASGIKYDVRDSFPTGIWEKVKVEKIREKSGDVLARALMRYREVKESFELVERFLKELEFYGEKESENEEKKEIELGVNSLVVTMQEGWRGELSHCVITDSKSEILRYKIKDPSFHNWDGLAFALRNEAIADFPVCNKSFNLSYCGFDL from the coding sequence ATGAATAATAAATTTATAAATATAAAAAATGGAGAAAAGATAAATTTAGAGAATATTACAATAATGGAGTTTAAAGATTTTTATAATGAAATGTTAGAATTGTCTGAAAAAAATGCAAAAATAGTTCAATATTTTGGATTTAAAGATGAAAATAAAAAAATAAAATTAGTAGCAATATTAAGAACAGAAAAATTATGGTTAGGAATAACAGAAGCACCTAATAAATATGAAAGTTTAACAAATAAAATTCCACAACTAAATATGTTTGAAAGAGAGTTAGCAGAACAATTTGGAATAGAAATAATTAATCATCCCTGGATGAAATCTTTAAGATATCACAAAAATTATACTGGGAAAAAGGATGCTTTTAAAAATGATTATAAAGAGGTTATTCCTGGAAATTATCCATTTTATGAAGTGGAAGGAGAAGAGATTCATCAAGTAGCAGTGGGACCAATTCATGCAGGAGTTATAGAACCTGGTCATTTTAGATTTAATTGTATAGGGGAAAAAGTTTTACATTTAGAAATACAACATGGATATCAACACAGAGGAGTAGAAAAGCAACTTTTAAAAGCATCTATGAAAAAATTACCATTAATAATAGAAAGTGTGGCAGGGGATACAACAATTGGGAATTCAATAGCATTTTCAGAAGCAATAGAAAGTTTGGCAGATATAAAATTAGATAAAAATCAACTTTTAATAAGAGGAATAGCTTTGGAATTAGAAAGAATAGCAAATCATGTTGGAGATTTAGGAGCTCTTAGTGGAGATGTAGCATTTTTGCCACCAGCAGCATATTATGGGAGAATGAGAGGAGATTTTTTAAATATATTGCTTGATATTTGCGGGAATAGATTTGGAAAAGGATTAATAAGAGCTAAAAAAGCAAGATTTGAAATTAGTGAAAGTCAAAAAAATGATTATTTAAAGAGATTGGAGCAACTAAAAAAAGAGACTATACATGTTGGGGATATGATATTTGCACAAGCAGGAGTAGTTGGAAGATTTGAAGATACAGGAAAAGTAAACAAAGAAACAGCAGAACAGCTTGGAATGGTTGGATTTACTGCAAGAGCAAGTGGAATAAAATATGATGTAAGAGATAGTTTTCCAACTGGAATTTGGGAAAAAGTAAAAGTTGAGAAAATAAGAGAAAAATCAGGAGATGTATTAGCTAGAGCATTAATGAGATATAGAGAAGTTAAAGAGTCATTTGAATTGGTAGAACGTTTTTTGAAAGAGTTGGAATTTTATGGGGAAAAAGAGAGTGAAAATGAGGAGAAAAAAGAGATAGAGTTAGGGGTAAATAGTTTGGTTGTAACAATGCAGGAAGGATGGAGAGGAGAGCTTTCTCATTGTGTGATTACAGATTCTAAAAGCGAGATATTGAGATATAAGATAAAAGACCCATCTTTTCATAATTGGGATGGACTTGCATTTGCATTAAGAAATGAAGCTATAGCTGATTTTCCTGTTTGTAATAAAAGTTTTAATTTGTCGTATTGTGGGTTTGATTTGTAG
- a CDS encoding proton-conducting transporter transmembrane domain-containing protein, whose amino-acid sequence MAELVILIPIIAGILSLLVKNKYGRWLLPITGLIHIIFTILIWRGISVPLFNEYVGIKPEGILVLAVTSYLFFMISIYTVSYLKEEKMENEKLFTSSMLFFLASMSSVAISNSLILFWISVEATSLTSAPLIYVHKTKTALEATWKYVLVCSVGIALALLGTFLIAIARDKAGLSINLNFTELEKNAMLLNKDWLKIGFLFILIGYGTKMGLAPMHTWLPDAHSEAPSPASALLSGALLNTAFLGIFKMSRILHLAELGKFADVSLIILGLLSTVVAAVFILKQYDYKRMLAYSSIENMGIIAFGTGIGGIAAYGAMFHLVHHALIKSSLFLSAGNVLMSYKTKLIDKVGNIFKFLPKTAIIMFAGFIGIAGFPPFGLFFSEFFIVLGALRRGAYISAGIFVLSLILIFAGLSKYVVKMSFGESEVEPKVKENRWRVYPQYILLFTSLVLCYMQINQISDIMTSAVAVIGGMIHE is encoded by the coding sequence ATGGCTGAGTTAGTTATTTTAATACCAATTATAGCAGGAATATTATCATTATTGGTGAAAAACAAATATGGAAGATGGCTTTTGCCAATTACTGGTTTAATTCACATTATATTTACAATTTTAATTTGGAGGGGGATTTCAGTTCCATTATTTAATGAATATGTAGGAATAAAACCAGAAGGAATATTAGTTTTAGCGGTGACATCATATCTTTTTTTTATGATATCAATTTATACAGTTTCTTATTTAAAAGAAGAGAAGATGGAAAATGAAAAACTTTTTACAAGTTCTATGCTATTTTTCTTAGCATCAATGAGTTCTGTTGCAATTTCAAATAGTTTAATACTGTTTTGGATATCGGTAGAGGCAACAAGCTTAACAAGTGCTCCACTTATATATGTTCATAAGACAAAAACAGCATTAGAAGCAACTTGGAAATATGTGTTAGTGTGTTCTGTAGGAATTGCATTAGCGCTACTTGGAACATTTTTAATAGCAATAGCAAGAGATAAAGCTGGATTAAGTATAAATTTGAATTTTACAGAATTAGAAAAAAATGCAATGTTATTAAATAAAGATTGGTTAAAAATAGGATTTTTATTTATATTAATTGGGTATGGAACAAAAATGGGACTTGCTCCAATGCATACTTGGCTTCCAGATGCACATAGTGAAGCTCCAAGTCCAGCTTCAGCATTACTTTCAGGAGCTTTGTTAAATACAGCATTTTTGGGAATATTTAAAATGAGTAGGATATTGCATTTGGCAGAATTAGGGAAATTTGCAGATGTATCATTAATAATATTAGGACTATTATCAACAGTTGTAGCAGCGGTATTTATATTAAAACAATATGATTATAAAAGAATGTTGGCTTATTCAAGTATAGAAAATATGGGTATTATTGCATTTGGAACAGGAATAGGCGGAATAGCTGCATATGGTGCTATGTTTCATTTAGTTCATCATGCTTTGATAAAATCTTCTCTGTTTTTATCAGCAGGAAATGTGCTAATGAGTTATAAAACTAAATTAATAGATAAAGTTGGAAATATATTCAAATTTTTACCTAAAACAGCGATTATAATGTTTGCTGGGTTTATTGGAATAGCTGGATTTCCTCCATTTGGACTATTTTTTAGTGAGTTTTTTATAGTTTTGGGTGCATTAAGAAGAGGTGCATATATAAGTGCTGGAATATTTGTGTTAAGTTTAATTTTAATATTTGCAGGACTTTCAAAATATGTGGTAAAAATGTCATTTGGAGAATCAGAAGTAGAGCCTAAAGTAAAAGAAAACAGATGGAGAGTTTATCCACAATATATATTGCTATTTACATCTTTGGTGCTTTGTTATATGCAAATAAACCAAATTTCAGATATAATGACAAGTGCAGTAGCAGTGATTGGAGGTATGATTCATGAATAA
- a CDS encoding respiratory chain complex I subunit 1 family protein: MKSIILFVLTVLISPLFAAIILKVKAFFAGRKGPSIFINYYTLIKLFKYKSSVYSETTTFIFRMSVIISFSVITVVLMFFPFGGVNSIFSFKGDMIFIIYLMALGRFFTILAALDTGSAFEGMGASREAYFSIIAELTLFMTFIFIQKITGTISFSKSLSIANGMNLWGMYGASLMLIIISLFMILLTENSRIPVDDHATHLELTMIHEVMVLDHSGPELGLIHLGANMKLMFYSVFIARLIVPFSFRNFWVDIIVFYIVVALIYLFIGIVESIMARFRFTKVPKYILTSFALVFFANIIILGRLK, encoded by the coding sequence ATGAAATCTATAATATTATTTGTTTTAACTGTTTTAATTTCACCATTATTTGCAGCAATAATATTGAAAGTAAAAGCATTCTTTGCAGGTAGAAAGGGACCTTCAATATTTATTAATTATTATACTTTAATAAAACTTTTTAAATATAAAAGCTCTGTTTATAGTGAGACTACAACGTTTATTTTTAGAATGAGTGTAATAATATCATTTTCAGTAATAACAGTAGTTTTAATGTTTTTTCCATTTGGAGGGGTAAATTCAATATTTTCATTTAAAGGAGATATGATTTTTATAATTTATCTTATGGCATTAGGAAGATTTTTCACAATATTAGCAGCACTTGATACAGGATCGGCTTTTGAAGGAATGGGAGCTAGTAGAGAAGCTTATTTTTCAATTATAGCAGAATTAACTCTGTTTATGACATTTATATTTATACAAAAAATAACTGGAACTATAAGTTTTTCTAAAAGTTTATCAATTGCAAATGGTATGAATTTATGGGGGATGTATGGAGCTTCGTTAATGTTAATAATCATATCGCTATTTATGATTTTGCTTACAGAAAATTCAAGAATACCAGTAGATGACCATGCAACACATTTAGAGCTTACAATGATTCATGAAGTTATGGTGCTTGACCATAGTGGACCAGAATTAGGGCTTATACATCTTGGAGCTAATATGAAACTTATGTTTTATTCAGTGTTTATAGCAAGATTAATAGTTCCGTTTTCTTTTAGAAATTTCTGGGTAGACATAATAGTATTTTATATAGTTGTTGCTTTAATATATCTGTTTATTGGAATTGTAGAATCTATTATGGCAAGATTTAGATTTACTAAAGTTCCTAAATATATATTAACATCTTTTGCATTAGTCTTTTTTGCAAATATAATTATTTTAGGGAGGTTAAAATGA